In Methanobrevibacter sp., a single genomic region encodes these proteins:
- the dapB gene encoding 4-hydroxy-tetrahydrodipicolinate reductase yields MIKVAVTGAAGRMGSGIIRKITEQDDMEVVAAIEMPNTPLAGKDAGIQAGIDELGVAITGSENLEETLKESKPDVLVDFTIAPAAVETIKTATSCGVGVVVGTTGFSEEQMESNIKNVKENNVPAVISSNMAIGVNVFFNTLKKLAPLLYDFDIEIIEAHHNQKKDAPSGTAMTAFEVIAKELDRDPEEVGVYGRQGLVGKRTAEEIGVHAIRGGDIVGDHTVMFVGDGERIELKHQAHTREVFIAGVIRAIRYIPNAEKGIVSSMNDVLGLE; encoded by the coding sequence ATGATTAAAGTAGCAGTAACTGGAGCTGCAGGAAGAATGGGCTCCGGAATTATTAGAAAAATCACAGAACAAGATGATATGGAAGTTGTTGCAGCTATTGAAATGCCAAATACTCCTCTTGCAGGTAAAGATGCAGGTATTCAGGCTGGTATTGATGAACTTGGTGTTGCAATCACAGGTTCTGAAAATTTAGAAGAAACTCTTAAAGAATCAAAACCTGATGTATTGGTCGATTTTACAATTGCACCTGCTGCAGTTGAAACAATTAAAACAGCAACTTCATGCGGTGTTGGGGTAGTTGTTGGAACTACTGGATTTAGCGAAGAACAAATGGAATCAAACATTAAAAATGTTAAAGAAAATAATGTTCCTGCTGTAATTTCTTCAAACATGGCAATTGGAGTAAATGTATTTTTCAATACTTTAAAAAAGTTAGCTCCATTATTATATGATTTTGACATTGAAATTATTGAAGCACATCACAATCAGAAAAAAGATGCTCCATCAGGAACTGCTATGACTGCTTTTGAAGTAATAGCTAAAGAATTGGATCGTGACCCTGAAGAAGTTGGCGTTTATGGAAGACAAGGTTTAGTTGGAAAAAGAACTGCTGAAGAAATAGGTGTTCATGCGATACGTGGTGGAGATATTGTCGGAGACCATACTGTGATGTTTGTAGGTGATGGTGAAAGAATTGAGCTCAAACACCAAGCACACACAAGAGAAGTATTTATAGCTGGTGTAATCAGAGCTATCAGATACATCCCAAATGCTGAAAAAGGAATTGTTAGTAGCATGAATGATGTTTTAGGATTAGAATAG
- the dapA gene encoding 4-hydroxy-tetrahydrodipicolinate synthase, producing the protein MKFEGTYVAMVTPFTQDREIDEEGFRSNINYLIEKGVAGLVGAGTTGESATVSHEEHQRIIDILVDEVDGRVETVAGTGSNATSEALSLTQYAYDAGADSALLITPYYNKPQQHGMVEHYRTIAEAVDLPLIAYNVPSRTGINMDVDTIVELAKIDGVDAVKEASGSVDKVSDIYRALTHEGLEDDFNILSGEDSLTLPLMAVGATGVISASANIDARRMVLMVDSILNDDYTRAMELHYEMLELIRALFIESNPVPVKTAMNIMGLPSGPLRQPLAEMKEENVEILKKALKDSDLI; encoded by the coding sequence ATGAAATTTGAAGGAACTTATGTTGCAATGGTAACTCCATTCACACAAGATAGGGAAATTGATGAAGAGGGATTTAGATCAAATATTAATTATTTAATTGAAAAAGGAGTGGCAGGTTTAGTAGGTGCGGGCACAACCGGTGAATCTGCAACCGTTAGTCACGAAGAACATCAAAGAATCATTGATATTTTAGTTGATGAAGTTGATGGTAGAGTTGAAACTGTTGCAGGAACCGGAAGTAACGCAACTTCAGAAGCTCTTTCTTTAACTCAATACGCTTATGATGCTGGGGCAGACTCCGCATTATTAATTACTCCATACTATAATAAACCTCAACAGCATGGTATGGTTGAACATTATAGAACTATAGCTGAAGCAGTGGATTTGCCACTGATTGCTTATAATGTTCCATCACGTACCGGAATTAATATGGATGTTGACACTATTGTTGAATTAGCTAAAATTGATGGTGTTGACGCAGTAAAAGAAGCTAGTGGAAGTGTGGATAAAGTATCTGACATTTACAGGGCACTTACTCATGAAGGTCTTGAAGATGACTTCAATATTCTTTCTGGTGAAGATTCATTAACTTTACCTCTTATGGCAGTAGGTGCAACCGGTGTGATTTCTGCATCAGCTAATATTGATGCAAGAAGAATGGTTTTAATGGTGGACAGCATTTTGAATGATGATTATACCCGAGCAATGGAACTTCATTATGAGATGCTTGAATTAATCAGAGCGTTATTCATTGAAAGTAATCCTGTACCAGTGAAAACTGCAATGAACATTATGGGACTTCCATCCGGACCGTTAAGACAACCTTTAGCTGAAATGAAAGAAGAAAATGTTGAAATACTTAAAAAAGCATTGAAAGATTCAGATTTAATTTAA